DNA sequence from the Pseudomonadota bacterium genome:
TTCGACCTCTTCAGGGTTGGCGGCAGCAATTTGCCGCTCGGTTTCCGCCTTCTGGCGCTCGGCCTTGCTTAGCGCCTCTCGCGCGTTCTTCAACCTGGCTGCAAGATCCGCCTCGGAGATTTCCGCTCGGGTGGCCTCCAGATCTCCCCTCGCGCTACGCACCACCTGTTCGGCTGATTCCATTGCCTGCTGAGCGATCGCGAGATCGGTGGCGTGCGCCCACCGCTCCTCCCGCACTTTGTCGCGCGCGTTCCTCGCAGTCTCCTCTGCGGCCTTGGCGGAAACCAGCGCACGTGTCTCAGTATCAGGGTCCGCAATATCCCCTGCCGGGGACAGGTCGAGCGTTTTGTCGAGCTGCTTCCGCTCAGCGCACTTGTCGCCGTGTGCGGCCTTCAATCCGTCCAGACCTTCCGGTGCGTACGCCGCGATCAGCCGCTTCGCTTCGTTAATGAGGGTCTCGGCTTCGGTGCGTTCGGCAAGCTTGGCCTTTGCCTCATCGAGATCTGCGACCTCCGCGGCGGCAAACGCCTTTGCGAGCGCTTTCTCGGGCTCCTTGAGTCCCAATCGGCGGTCTGCGAGATCCGAGGCACCGGGCTCGACATCGACCGTGCCGAAACCTTCCAGCGCAAAGCGTGTGGCCTCGGTCACTTGCATAGTCTCTTCGGCGGGCACCTCTTGGTCGCCTTTCCTGATTGCCTGACTGCCTGACGGCATGAAGCGCACGCGGGTCGCAACGGCCCCGAGCGTCACCCGCGCCTCGCGGACAGCGCCTTCCAGACCCTGCAAGCGCTCGTAGGCCGTTCGGTCAATCTTGATGCCCACCAGGCATTGCTGCGCCGCTGCCCGTTGGGCCACTAGCTCGTTCGCCTTTGCAAGCCGTTGATCGATCTCCGCGATTTCCTTGTCGAGCGCCTCCATCCGAGCTAGAGTCTGGGAAAGGGTCACGGACGCCTCTGCGGCGCTCCTGTTTTCGGTCGCGGTCGCTAGGTCCGCTGTGGCCGCTTCGTGCCTCCCAACGACGCCTTGAGTTTCCGCTTCGAGCTTGGCCAGAACCGTCTGGGCCGCTTCCACTGCCCGCTCCTGGTTTGAAACAGACTCGATCAGCGCTTGGCGGCGCATCCATCGGTCGCTCAGGTTCTCCAACTGGGCCCGAGCTAGAGCAACTGTCTGCGAAGCCGCCTCATCCTGCTGGCGCAGGCCCTCGATCAACGTGGCTTGCTGCTGCGCCTCGGTGAGTGCTTGCTGCACCTTTTCCAGGTCACGATCAGTTTCGATCCGCGCTAGCTCGCGACGGACCCGCGCCAGCTCGGCGATCTCCTGGTCGTACTCTTCGCGCTCGGCTTCGAGCTTGCCGACAAGTGCCGTGGCCTTCACAGCCTCGTTAATCGCGGTGGTAAGCTCGCCTCGGGGCTTGCCCGTCGCAGTAAGCAGGGCATCGCGTTTTGCCCTTGCTGCCTCCAGCAGCCTGCGCCCGCGGGCTCCGCCGAGAACGTCGCCAACCTCTTCCTCCAGCGACGCGCGTAAAGTCGAGCGTCCTGCCTCTCCAAGCCCAAGCCCCTCCAACCCACGACCCTGCTCCAGCCAGAACAGACCCAGCACCCCCCTGTCGTCGGGCTTGGACTCGCCGCGCTGCGGTACTCGGAATGTCAGTAGCTCAGCCAGCCGCTCTTCAGCAGCCGGCCCCTCGAACGTCCCGTTCGGTGTGGTCAGCCGGGCCGATGGCTTTTGAGCGAAGCCCTTAATGATCGTATAGTTCTCCCCGTCAATCTCGAAGGCGAGCTGGATCTCCGGCCGCACCGCGGAACCGAAGGGCTGCATCACCTCGACCGCCCTGCCGGTCAGGGTGTGGCGTTCGAAGAGACCGGCACGGATGGCGTCGAGGAGCGTGCTCTTGCCCTCTTCGTTGTCACCGGCGATCACCGTGACACCGTCGCCGAGCTCCTCGATCACCACCGGCGTGACGAGCTTGCGAAAGTTGCGCACCGCGATGCGCCGGATGTACATGTCTTACCCGCCGCTTCGGTGATGCAGGCCGTAGAGCAGAACGAGCGAGCGCCGCGCCACCTCTGCCTCCGGTCCTTGCAGCTTCTCACGCAGCCGATCCATCGCGACCCGGACAAAGCCGGCCGTGTCGATCGCATCGAGATCATCCTCGGTCGGCTCCACAATCAGTCTGGCGTTGCTTTCCTCCAGGTACGGCACGCGTGCTCTAAGATCTCCAAGCACCTCGTCCACGGCCGCCCGGGTAGCGAGGTCGATAGTTCCCTGCAGATCGAGGCGAAGGACCAGACGTTGCAGGTCTCCCTCCGTGCCACCGAGCGCGCCGCGGATATCTTCGGCGCCGCCGGGGGCGATATCGATGTTCCGCTGCATCCACCGGTAAGTGGCGACCGCGATCGGCTCGACGACCGGCACAGCTCCGGGGCTTTCGATCGTGACGTCGAGTACGTAGCCCGGATCATTCGCCCGAAAGCGATCCGGCTCGGGCGTGCCCGAATACCATGCCCGCTCTGAAACTTGTAATCGGCCATGCCAATCACCGAGCGCCAGATAATCGAGCCGAGCCCTATCCGCGCGGTTGAGGGCGATGGGATTGGAGGCCTCACTAGCTGCCGGAAGGAATTCCCGCACAGAGCCGTGGGCAAGCCCAATGCGGATCAGGCCTTCTTTGGTCGCCGCCGTGTCGAACCAGTCGGTGAGGTCTGCAGTATCACGCCGGCGTCGTAGTGGCGCCGGTAGGACCATCGCCTTGCTGCCGATGGCGATCGGCTCGGGCCGATCTGCGATGATCAGGTTTGTGGGCAGACAGAGGCGCTTCAGCCTGCTCCAGGGCGACTCCGCGATTGCGGGGTCGTGGTTGCCCGGCAACAATACCCAGGTTCCGTCAAACGGCTCCAGCGCCACCTTGAATCGCCGCAGGGTTTCATCAGCAACTGCGATATCATCGAAGCAATCGCCCGCGACGAGCACCACATCTACAGCGATATCCCGAGCGAGCGATGCGATACGCTTAAGCGTCTCAAGGCGCTCGGCGCGCAAGGCCGCGGCAATATCGGAAGGAAACTGGCCAAAGCCCTTCCCGATCTGAAGATCAGCCGTATGCAGAAAGCGGATGCCCATAGAATAGCCATGCCACAGACGGCCTCTCTAAAACGGGCTCATGTACCCGCCACCGACTTGCTCAGCCCCTGGCCCGCGTGCGTGTAGATCTGTGGTGGCGATGCCCTCACGCCCCGGCAGGGCTTGAATGTCCACGAGCTGGGCGTTGTTCTCAGGGACGCGAGCCCAATGCCCGTCAAGATGTCCCAGAGCGGGTTATATACCTCCAAGCCGAAGATCGCGAGGTGGAGCTCGAAGAAAGGCTCATCGGTTACGATCGAGACACCCAGCGATTGATGATTCTCCCGGCGACGTTTTATCCCATCAGGAGGTCCTGCGCAACAAGCCGGGGCCATCCTGTAGGGACCCAGACCGATGAGGCATCTCATGGCGAGCCCTGCCCGCTAGCGCCGGTAGTCCCCGAGCGCTCGAAGGAGATCGGCGAGGCCGCGTACACCACCGGCGTCACGCGACCTTGACGGTCGATGCGGATAAAGGCGTTGGGCGCGAAGGTGTTCGCCGTGGGAGTGCCGGCAGCCTCGGCATTACGCATCAGCACGGGTAGGCTGAAGCTCAACAGCAGCCCGCCGCCGGCGGCCGCTGGCTTTCAGAAAAGCCCCTCGTGAGATACCGCCCTTGGATATGGAATCAGCACCAGTCAGCGGGTATCCTGCCACGGACGAGTATAGTATCGTCGTCCTCTGTCCCCTCCCGCGCAAGGAACATGACGGAATATCGCCCCGCGAAACCCCTCCTCATCGCCCATCGCGGGGCGAGCGGTTATCTCCCCGAGCACACGCTCGCGGCCTATAGGATGGCCATCGAGCAGGGCGCCGATTTCATCGAGCCGGACCTCGTCAGCACGGCCGACGGCGTGCTCATCGCGCGTCACGAGAACGAGATCGGCGGCACCACGGATGTCGCTTCCCGTCCGGAATTCGCCGCTCGCCGGACCGTCAGGCACATCGACGGCGAGCCCGTGACCGGCTGGTTCGCCGAAGACTTCACCCTCGCCGAGATCAAGACGCTGCGGGCGAAAGAGCGCCTTCCCGGGATCCGGCCCCACAACGCCCGCTTCGACGGGCGGTTCGAGGTCCCGAGTTTCGAGGAGGTCCTGAACCTCGTCCTGGCCATGAACGAACGCCGGGCCCGTGACGCCCTGATGCTCGGCCGGCCGCGACCGAGTCCCATCGGTCTGTATCCCGAGACCAAACACCCGAGCTACTTCCGCGACCTAGGGCTCCCGCTCGAGGCGCGGCTCATCGACGGCCTGGAGCGCCACGGATACGGTCGGCCGGATGCCCCGGTGTTCATCCAGTCCTTCGAGGTCGCCAATCTCAAGGCGCTATCCCGGATGACGGCGCTGCCGCTCGTGCAGCTCATCGAGGCGGAGGGCAAACCCTATGATTTCGTGCTCTGCGGCGATCCGCGCCGCTACGCCGATCTTCTGGTTCCGACGGGCCTCGCCGAGATCGCGACCTATGCGCGGGCCATCGGCCCGAGCAAGGACGTGCTCATCCCCCGCGCAGAGGACGGCTCTCTGGGGCAGCCGACCACGCTCGTCGCCGACGCCCACGCCGCGGGGCTCCTGGTACACGCCTGGACCTTTCGTGCCGAGAACGCCTTCCTCCCCGCCGCATCGCGCACCGGGACCGATCCGGCGGCGCTCGGGGATCTCGACAGCGAGCTTTCGGCCTTCCTCGATCTCGGCATCGATGGTGTCTTCACCGATCACCCG
Encoded proteins:
- a CDS encoding DNA repair exonuclease, translated to MGIRFLHTADLQIGKGFGQFPSDIAAALRAERLETLKRIASLARDIAVDVVLVAGDCFDDIAVADETLRRFKVALEPFDGTWVLLPGNHDPAIAESPWSRLKRLCLPTNLIIADRPEPIAIGSKAMVLPAPLRRRRDTADLTDWFDTAATKEGLIRIGLAHGSVREFLPAASEASNPIALNRADRARLDYLALGDWHGRLQVSERAWYSGTPEPDRFRANDPGYVLDVTIESPGAVPVVEPIAVATYRWMQRNIDIAPGGAEDIRGALGGTEGDLQRLVLRLDLQGTIDLATRAAVDEVLGDLRARVPYLEESNARLIVEPTEDDLDAIDTAGFVRVAMDRLREKLQGPEAEVARRSLVLLYGLHHRSGG
- a CDS encoding glycerophosphodiester phosphodiesterase → MTEYRPAKPLLIAHRGASGYLPEHTLAAYRMAIEQGADFIEPDLVSTADGVLIARHENEIGGTTDVASRPEFAARRTVRHIDGEPVTGWFAEDFTLAEIKTLRAKERLPGIRPHNARFDGRFEVPSFEEVLNLVLAMNERRARDALMLGRPRPSPIGLYPETKHPSYFRDLGLPLEARLIDGLERHGYGRPDAPVFIQSFEVANLKALSRMTALPLVQLIEAEGKPYDFVLCGDPRRYADLLVPTGLAEIATYARAIGPSKDVLIPRAEDGSLGQPTTLVADAHAAGLLVHAWTFRAENAFLPAASRTGTDPAALGDLDSELSAFLDLGIDGVFTDHPRIAVRTMRRAVVTNPG
- a CDS encoding AAA family ATPase; this encodes MYIRRIAVRNFRKLVTPVVIEELGDGVTVIAGDNEEGKSTLLDAIRAGLFERHTLTGRAVEVMQPFGSAVRPEIQLAFEIDGENYTIIKGFAQKPSARLTTPNGTFEGPAAEERLAELLTFRVPQRGESKPDDRGVLGLFWLEQGRGLEGLGLGEAGRSTLRASLEEEVGDVLGGARGRRLLEAARAKRDALLTATGKPRGELTTAINEAVKATALVGKLEAEREEYDQEIAELARVRRELARIETDRDLEKVQQALTEAQQQATLIEGLRQQDEAASQTVALARAQLENLSDRWMRRQALIESVSNQERAVEAAQTVLAKLEAETQGVVGRHEAATADLATATENRSAAEASVTLSQTLARMEALDKEIAEIDQRLAKANELVAQRAAAQQCLVGIKIDRTAYERLQGLEGAVREARVTLGAVATRVRFMPSGSQAIRKGDQEVPAEETMQVTEATRFALEGFGTVDVEPGASDLADRRLGLKEPEKALAKAFAAAEVADLDEAKAKLAERTEAETLINEAKRLIAAYAPEGLDGLKAAHGDKCAERKQLDKTLDLSPAGDIADPDTETRALVSAKAAEETARNARDKVREERWAHATDLAIAQQAMESAEQVVRSARGDLEATRAEISEADLAARLKNAREALSKAERQKAETERQIAAANPEEVELRREQASAALHNVEAEQRRLRDAAIGLENRLTALGKNGIGELLEEARGHEAQALARRDRLRADAQAWDLLVETLVSAERDAKEAFLEPVLKRVDPFLRLLLPDARLTLDEETLEITGVARDGREEPYEVLSVGTREQLSILVRLAFAVYLGEKGLPAAVILDDALVYADEDRFERMQLALRKAAETVQVLILTCRPRDWRQFGAPIRRLADGRANEL